The genomic segment GGCCAAGATCATTCCTTCGACGATCAGATGCGGCGTGCGCAACAACAGCTCGCGATCCTTGAACGTGGTCGGTTCGCTTTCGTCGGCATTACAGACGATGAACTTTTGATCTCCGGCCGTGTTGCGCACGTCGGTCCACTTTTGATGGGCGGGAACTCCGGCACCACCCATGCCGCGCAGGTCCGAGTCCTTCAGCTGCGCGGCGAAACCATCGGCATCGGCGTTCGCCAAGAAGGCGCGCGCGGCACGATACTCCGGCTTGCCTTGGTACACATCGCAGAGCCAAGGTTGCGGCGCATGCCGAGCCTGGGAGTCGTCACGATCGTGAGCGGGTTTCGTTCCCGCGGCGATCGCCTTCGCCGTGTCGGCTAGGCGAGCCGCATCGCAGTTCACGTACAGCCGACCGTTCACCGTCGCCGCGACCGCACGATCGCACCGACCCAAACAGGAGACGGGCCGCACCGCGACGTCGCGCGAGCCTTCCGGAAATTGTCGTTGGAGTTCCTCGCGCATCAACTCGCCGCCGCGCAGATGGCAAGCCATGTCGTGGCACACGAGCACCTCGACCTTCGGGCCGGGCTCGAGGCGGAAGTGGGGGAAGAAGCTCGCGACTTCGTTCAGCCGGTAGAGCGGAGTGCCGAGGCGATGCGAGAGCTCGTGGAGTTCGTCTTTCGGCAAGAAGCCGTGTCGTTGCTGAATTTTATGCAACTCTTGGACGATCATCCGCGGTTCCGCGCATCGGTGACGTAAGACTAGACCTGAGCGCACACATCCTAAAGGCGGTTGAAGCCTTGGTCAATCAAAGGTCGTTTCAGGTGTAATACGCACTTGGAAAGCATAAGCGGTTAAGGGCTTCATTAGCGATCGAAGCACTATAGGCGTACGTCGATGGCTCTTAGAAAATCGAGCGGCGAAAGCCACTGCACGTTCAATGCAGTACAGGCGTCCGGCATCTTCGGCGGTCGAGTGCTTTTCGGTGGATTACTAGCCTTCCTTTCGTCCGTCACCAATACCGCCTTTTCGGCCTTGGCGCGTGCGATCACCCACGGATCGCTTGCGTTCGGCGCACCACCGGAGGCGGCGAAGTTTGGAAACCGAGACATGACCTCTTGCATTTGCCAAATCACGGTCTCATCAGGCGGTACGAACCATCGCTTTCGCGCCTTTGCCCAGCGATATAGTTCATCCTGCTGCATCGTTAACTCGTCGAGTACTTCCGCGCATGAGAACACTTCATTTGTTCCCATGAGAGTTTCCAGTTTAGTCCAGATGGCAGGAAACACATCTGGAGCATAATGACGATGCCAACCATTGATGAAGAAGCTTGTATCAAGGCAAAACAACTGAGCCACGTTCGCTACCCTTGCTTTCGCGGATGCACCATTGTCGGATACAATTTGCCAAGCAGTTTCGGAACGTGCTTAAGCGTTAACCCAATAAGGCCTGTCAATTGGCCACCATGGATTTCGCCTGTAGTGTACGCGGAGAGGACTGTTTTACAAAACGATTGCCCGTAGCGAGATAACGCGAATTCGTGACGCGGTATTGCTCCGCCCGATTTCTTTTGCGATTTGATTTTCAACAGTTTCCATGTCTTTCGCAACCAGTCGCGATCTGCGAAACCACATTCTACCAATCGAATTG from the Planctomycetia bacterium genome contains:
- a CDS encoding DUF4411 family protein, with the translated sequence MAQLFCLDTSFFINGWHRHYAPDVFPAIWTKLETLMGTNEVFSCAEVLDELTMQQDELYRWAKARKRWFVPPDETVIWQMQEVMSRFPNFAASGGAPNASDPWVIARAKAEKAVLVTDERKASNPPKSTRPPKMPDACTALNVQWLSPLDFLRAIDVRL